A genomic window from Aestuariirhabdus litorea includes:
- the glmM gene encoding phosphoglucosamine mutase gives MTRHYFGTDGVRGRVGEFPMTPDFAMRLGWAAGKVLAASGTKEVLIGKDTRASGYMLESALEAGFSAAGINIALAGPLPTPAVAYLTSTFRADAGVVISASHNPYYDNGIKFFSGEGTKLSDQQEHDIEALLALALEQGIECVESAALGKARRVDDASGRYIEFCKGTFPAQLNLRGLKIVVDSANGAAYKIAPAVYRELGADVISINDQPNGVNINAECGATHLDSLVAAVKEHGADLGIALDGDADRLMLVDDQGEVVDGDQILFILARSALDKGTLKGGVVGTQMSNLGLELALADHNIPFVRAKVGDRYVMEQLHQRGWCLGGENSGHILVLDEVTTGDAIVASLQVLAAALENNTSLAQLKAGMVKFPQQLINVRFGKDVQDPLTDNRVVQAVNDAEHSLDNRGRVLLRKSGTEPLIRVMVEADDERLCTRHAEHLAEVIRNITAA, from the coding sequence ATGACACGACACTATTTCGGCACCGACGGGGTGCGTGGGCGTGTGGGTGAGTTTCCCATGACCCCTGATTTCGCCATGCGCTTGGGATGGGCCGCCGGCAAGGTTTTGGCAGCTTCCGGTACCAAAGAGGTGCTGATCGGCAAGGACACTCGGGCCAGTGGTTATATGCTCGAATCGGCGCTGGAGGCGGGGTTCTCCGCCGCGGGTATCAATATTGCGCTGGCTGGCCCCTTGCCAACCCCGGCCGTGGCTTATCTCACCTCTACTTTTCGTGCCGATGCCGGGGTCGTGATTAGCGCCTCCCATAACCCCTACTATGACAATGGGATCAAGTTCTTTTCCGGCGAGGGTACCAAGCTTTCGGACCAGCAGGAGCATGATATTGAAGCGTTGCTTGCCTTGGCCCTGGAACAGGGCATTGAGTGTGTCGAAAGCGCCGCGTTGGGTAAGGCTCGCCGGGTGGATGATGCGTCAGGTCGTTATATCGAGTTTTGTAAGGGTACCTTTCCCGCCCAGCTTAATTTACGGGGGCTCAAGATTGTGGTTGATAGCGCAAACGGTGCTGCCTACAAGATCGCCCCTGCCGTTTACAGGGAACTGGGAGCCGATGTGATCAGCATTAATGATCAACCCAACGGTGTGAACATTAATGCTGAGTGCGGAGCGACCCATCTCGATAGCCTGGTAGCCGCTGTTAAGGAGCATGGCGCGGATCTCGGCATCGCCCTCGATGGGGACGCCGATCGCTTAATGCTGGTCGATGATCAGGGAGAGGTGGTCGATGGCGACCAGATTCTGTTTATATTGGCTCGTTCGGCCTTGGATAAGGGAACTCTTAAAGGGGGAGTGGTCGGCACCCAGATGAGTAATCTGGGGTTGGAGCTTGCCCTTGCCGATCACAACATCCCTTTCGTCCGTGCCAAGGTCGGTGATCGTTATGTCATGGAACAACTTCATCAGCGGGGATGGTGCCTGGGGGGCGAAAACTCGGGCCATATTCTGGTGCTGGATGAGGTGACCACCGGTGATGCTATCGTTGCCTCCCTGCAGGTGTTGGCGGCAGCGCTGGAGAACAATACTTCATTAGCGCAGCTCAAGGCCGGTATGGTTAAGTTTCCACAGCAGCTGATTAATGTTCGCTTTGGCAAGGATGTGCAGGATCCTTTGACCGACAATCGTGTGGTCCAGGCGGTTAATGACGCCGAGCATTCGCTCGATAATCGGGGCCGTGTATTGCTGCGTAAATCGGGTACCGAGCCCCTGATCCGGGTTATGGTGGAAGCCGACGATGAGCGGCTTTGTACCCGGCATGCGGAGCATCTGGCAGAGGTGATACGCAATATAACGGCAGCCTGA
- a CDS encoding H-NS family nucleoid-associated regulatory protein, with the protein MSDLGKSLLKKTTLNKTIKSLTNQELEKLAANLGDVIKKRKADEKKQIESKKQKKLEEIKKLMNEAGLSPKDLGVEKAKRGRKAKAPKKAGTKVAAKYQITDAEGKVHQWTGRGRTPKVFQAYFDQGHTKEECLI; encoded by the coding sequence ATGTCTGACCTTGGTAAATCTCTGTTAAAGAAAACCACTCTGAATAAGACCATCAAGTCTCTTACTAACCAGGAGCTTGAAAAGCTTGCTGCTAACCTTGGCGATGTCATTAAAAAGCGCAAGGCCGACGAGAAAAAGCAGATTGAATCCAAAAAGCAGAAAAAGCTTGAGGAGATCAAAAAGCTGATGAACGAGGCGGGGTTGAGCCCGAAAGACCTTGGCGTTGAAAAGGCAAAACGTGGCCGCAAGGCTAAAGCGCCTAAAAAGGCTGGCACCAAGGTGGCTGCCAAATATCAGATCACCGATGCCGAGGGTAAGGTTCACCAGTGGACTGGACGTGGTCGCACTCCCAAGGTGTTTCAGGCCTACTTTGACCAAGGGCATACCAAAGAGGAGTGCCTCATCTAG
- the cysC gene encoding adenylyl-sulfate kinase, with amino-acid sequence MSNIVWHDQAVTKADRARLAKQKPCLVWFTGLSGSGKSTIANALEQELHRRGFHTYLLDGDNVRHGLNKDLGFTDEDRVENIRRIGEMAKLFVDAGVIVMSAFISPFAAERDMVRGLLDTEEFIEVYMNAPLDVCEERDPKGLYQKARRGEIQNFTGIDSAYEIPRKPDVTIDTGTLPVEACVGRLIDYMEANGYI; translated from the coding sequence ATGAGCAATATCGTATGGCATGATCAGGCGGTTACCAAGGCCGATAGAGCCCGGCTGGCTAAGCAGAAGCCTTGTCTGGTCTGGTTTACCGGACTCAGTGGTTCTGGAAAGTCAACCATCGCCAATGCCCTGGAGCAGGAACTCCACCGCCGAGGGTTTCATACCTATCTGCTCGACGGTGACAATGTTCGCCACGGTTTGAATAAAGATCTGGGTTTTACCGATGAAGATCGGGTGGAGAATATCCGCCGTATCGGGGAGATGGCCAAGCTCTTTGTCGATGCCGGAGTCATTGTTATGAGCGCTTTTATCTCTCCCTTTGCGGCCGAGCGCGATATGGTGCGGGGTCTGCTGGATACCGAAGAGTTTATTGAAGTCTATATGAACGCCCCCCTGGATGTCTGTGAGGAGCGTGACCCCAAAGGCCTCTACCAAAAAGCACGTAGGGGAGAGATCCAGAACTTTACCGGTATCGACTCCGCGTATGAAATTCCCCGCAAGCCCGATGTGACTATCGATACCGGAACCTTACCGGTAGAGGCCTGTGTAGGGCGTCTCATCGACTATATGGAGGCGAACGGGTATATCTAG
- a CDS encoding SLC13 family permease, producing MASAEWIVLLALVALLAALVTTRVRPAFLFGGCLLGLYLLGLIERSQMLSNFINGSLLTLLLLLLVSVGLEKSRLLDWATRTLLNRGERRSLLRLGSLAALLSAFLNNTAVVAALMGRIASQERIAPSRLLIPLSYGAVLGGTTTLIGTSTNLIVNSFVEAAGGTPLGLSDFMWVGIPLAVAGILACVLLGPRLLPSYPSVKRQQRRYFAEARVEEGAPLVGRTVRENKLRQLDKLFLVELVRGERVIAPVSPDLLLEAGDRLLFNGETGNLQQLDAIEGLALPHEAEGGEAIQGGMAEAVVSNTSSLVGKSLKHTGFRSRYDAAVVAVNRGHEQLSGKLGSIELQVGDCLLLSAGEDFEQRARDSGDLHLISSEQGGGRLSPRGSLVSLLAFITVIALAASGLLPLFDGLILLLSLYLLSGWVSVPELVQRFPYQLLLVIGSALGIAQVVQDVGLVDRAVALVVPDASSASPWVALLSIYLLTMVLTELVTNNVAAALAFPVAWGLAESLGVSTMPFVMVVAYGASASFLTPYGYQTNLMVYGAGNYRFVDYLRMGFPISLIYGLLVMWLVPLFFPF from the coding sequence ATGGCGAGCGCTGAATGGATCGTATTGCTGGCGTTGGTGGCGCTGCTGGCAGCGCTGGTGACGACCCGTGTCCGCCCGGCATTTCTGTTCGGCGGTTGCTTGCTCGGCCTCTACCTTCTGGGACTGATAGAACGCTCCCAGATGCTTTCCAACTTTATCAACGGTTCCCTGCTGACCCTGCTGCTGCTTCTGCTGGTGTCGGTAGGGCTGGAAAAAAGTCGGCTGCTGGATTGGGCAACGCGAACGCTTCTGAATCGCGGCGAGCGCCGCTCGCTGTTGCGCCTGGGTTCCCTGGCTGCGCTCCTGTCGGCCTTTCTCAACAACACCGCGGTGGTCGCTGCACTTATGGGACGCATCGCTTCCCAGGAGCGTATTGCCCCCTCCCGTTTGTTGATCCCGCTCTCCTACGGCGCTGTGTTGGGGGGCACCACAACCCTTATCGGTACCTCCACCAACCTGATCGTAAACAGTTTTGTAGAGGCGGCGGGGGGGACTCCGCTGGGATTGAGTGACTTCATGTGGGTAGGTATACCGCTTGCAGTCGCCGGCATATTGGCCTGCGTTCTCCTGGGGCCCAGGTTACTGCCCAGCTACCCATCAGTGAAGCGGCAGCAGCGCCGTTATTTCGCTGAAGCCCGGGTCGAGGAGGGGGCGCCGCTTGTAGGCCGGACGGTGCGGGAAAACAAACTGCGCCAACTCGATAAACTTTTCCTGGTGGAGTTGGTGCGGGGCGAGCGTGTTATTGCGCCGGTAAGTCCCGACCTGCTCCTCGAGGCGGGCGATCGTTTGCTGTTTAATGGCGAAACGGGGAACTTGCAGCAACTGGATGCCATCGAGGGGTTGGCACTGCCCCACGAAGCCGAAGGGGGCGAAGCAATACAGGGGGGCATGGCAGAGGCGGTGGTTTCCAACACTTCCAGCCTGGTGGGTAAGTCGCTTAAGCATACGGGATTTCGCAGCCGCTACGACGCAGCTGTGGTTGCGGTCAATAGAGGACATGAGCAACTCTCGGGTAAGCTCGGGAGCATAGAGCTGCAGGTGGGAGACTGTTTGCTGCTCTCTGCCGGAGAGGATTTTGAACAGCGGGCTCGCGATAGCGGCGATCTGCACCTGATCAGTAGCGAACAGGGAGGAGGGCGCTTGAGCCCCAGGGGTAGCCTGGTTTCATTACTTGCCTTCATCACCGTTATCGCCCTGGCCGCCAGTGGCCTGCTGCCACTGTTCGATGGTTTGATCCTTTTGCTGAGCCTCTATCTGCTGTCGGGCTGGGTCAGTGTTCCCGAGCTGGTACAACGCTTCCCCTACCAGCTATTGCTGGTGATCGGCAGCGCCCTGGGTATTGCCCAGGTCGTACAGGATGTAGGGCTGGTAGACCGGGCGGTGGCGCTCGTGGTTCCGGATGCGAGCAGCGCCTCTCCCTGGGTGGCGCTACTCAGCATCTACCTGCTCACCATGGTACTGACGGAGCTGGTGACCAATAACGTGGCCGCGGCCCTGGCATTCCCGGTAGCCTGGGGGCTGGCCGAAAGTTTGGGTGTCTCCACCATGCCCTTCGTCATGGTGGTCGCCTATGGCGCCAGCGCCAGCTTTCTTACCCCCTACGGTTACCAGACCAACCTTATGGTATACGGCGCCGGTAACTATCGCTTCGTCGACTACCTGCGGATGGGGTTCCCCATCAGCCTCATCTACGGCCTGTTGGTGATGTGGCTGGTGCCACTGTTTTTCCCTTTCTAG
- a CDS encoding type I secretion system permease/ATPase, translated as MDKDTFTQSGLPALVIGARLLGVAASVPQLQHRFPPAPESDELKQLVRIAKSVGLRARLHSTSTLQLLKLPMPLLARYKDGRFIVVVRREKGEVLVQDPAKTAPERLSVDVLDNLVSGDCILLQTAGGRGAGSRRFDIRWFIPALKKHRKLLTEVLLASVFIQLFSLVTPLFFQVIIDKVLAHKGYTTLDVLAFGLLVIALFEVALGTLRNYLFAHTSNRIDLILGARLFDHLIHLPIAYHQRRRTGETVARVRELDSLRQFLTGSALTLCVDLLFSLLFFLVLYLYSPLLCSIVAVSIPCYVALSALVTPLLKARLEEKFQLGAANQSFLVESVSGIETLKSMAVEPRMQRQWEDQLAAYVRADFRASQLGNLASQLAFGISKLVTVAILWVGAQQVIAGAMSVGMLVAFNMIAARINAPILRLVQLWQDFQQAGLSIERLGEILNIPTENRNSTRTSSAGVIQGRIRFEQVGFRYDPQRPAALRQLSFEIKAGEIVGIIGRSGSGKSTIARLLQRLYLLESGRIMVDEMDLAVADPDWLRQQVGVVLQDNFLFNRSIRDNIALADPGASLERVMQVAQLSGAHEFILQLPEGYDTEVGEQGCGLSGGQKQRIAIARALLKDPRILIFDEATSALDYESERVIQQQLRRIARNRTLIIIAHRLSTVAEANKILVMEQGHLVEQGAPAELLKLKGHYARMLALQAGGAGP; from the coding sequence ATGGATAAGGACACCTTTACTCAGTCGGGCTTGCCGGCCCTGGTAATCGGTGCACGCCTGTTGGGCGTAGCCGCTTCTGTACCGCAGTTACAGCACCGTTTTCCCCCCGCGCCGGAGTCCGATGAACTCAAGCAGCTGGTCCGGATCGCCAAGTCGGTGGGGTTGAGGGCCCGCTTACACAGTACCTCCACCCTCCAGCTACTGAAGCTTCCTATGCCGCTACTGGCCCGCTATAAAGATGGGCGGTTTATAGTGGTGGTTCGCCGTGAGAAAGGAGAGGTACTGGTACAGGATCCAGCCAAGACGGCACCCGAGCGCCTATCCGTGGATGTACTGGACAACCTGGTGAGTGGCGACTGTATTTTGCTGCAAACGGCTGGCGGAAGGGGGGCTGGCAGTCGTCGCTTTGATATCCGTTGGTTCATACCCGCGCTAAAAAAACACCGAAAGCTGCTTACCGAAGTTCTTCTCGCCTCGGTGTTTATCCAGCTCTTCTCGCTGGTCACGCCGCTCTTTTTCCAGGTCATTATTGATAAGGTGCTTGCTCACAAGGGCTATACGACCCTCGATGTGCTGGCTTTTGGGCTACTGGTGATTGCGTTGTTTGAGGTGGCACTGGGCACCTTGCGAAACTACCTGTTTGCCCATACCAGCAACCGTATCGACCTGATCCTGGGTGCCCGTCTGTTCGACCACCTGATCCACCTTCCCATCGCCTACCACCAGCGCCGGCGTACGGGAGAGACGGTGGCACGGGTTCGGGAGCTCGATAGCCTGAGGCAGTTTTTGACCGGCTCTGCACTGACGCTGTGCGTAGATCTTCTCTTCAGCCTGTTGTTTTTTCTGGTGCTCTACCTGTATAGCCCGCTGCTGTGCTCTATCGTCGCCGTTTCGATTCCTTGTTATGTGGCGCTGTCGGCTTTGGTGACGCCCCTGTTGAAAGCGCGCCTGGAGGAGAAGTTTCAACTCGGAGCCGCCAATCAATCTTTTTTGGTGGAATCGGTCAGCGGTATTGAGACTCTTAAATCAATGGCCGTTGAACCCCGCATGCAGCGCCAGTGGGAGGATCAGCTGGCCGCCTATGTGCGCGCCGATTTCCGCGCTTCGCAACTGGGAAACCTGGCGAGCCAGCTGGCGTTCGGCATCAGCAAACTGGTCACCGTTGCGATACTCTGGGTGGGGGCTCAGCAGGTGATCGCCGGTGCTATGAGTGTCGGTATGCTGGTTGCGTTTAATATGATCGCGGCTCGTATCAACGCCCCCATACTGCGCCTTGTCCAGCTGTGGCAGGATTTCCAGCAGGCGGGACTTTCCATCGAGCGCCTGGGTGAAATTCTCAATATTCCGACCGAAAATAGAAACTCTACCCGCACCAGCAGTGCAGGGGTGATCCAGGGTCGTATCCGCTTTGAGCAGGTCGGTTTCCGCTATGACCCCCAACGCCCTGCTGCCCTGAGGCAGCTCTCTTTTGAGATAAAGGCGGGTGAAATAGTTGGCATAATCGGGCGGTCGGGCTCGGGGAAAAGCACCATCGCCCGTTTACTGCAGCGCTTATACCTGCTTGAAAGTGGCCGGATAATGGTCGATGAGATGGATCTGGCGGTGGCCGATCCCGACTGGTTGCGTCAGCAGGTGGGGGTGGTATTGCAGGATAACTTCCTCTTTAACCGCTCGATTCGCGATAACATCGCGCTCGCCGACCCGGGGGCTTCACTGGAACGGGTGATGCAGGTTGCGCAACTGTCCGGTGCCCATGAGTTTATCCTGCAGCTTCCCGAGGGCTATGACACCGAGGTGGGCGAGCAGGGCTGTGGACTTTCAGGAGGGCAGAAGCAGCGCATCGCCATCGCGCGGGCACTGCTAAAGGATCCGCGTATCCTGATTTTTGATGAGGCCACCAGTGCCCTCGATTATGAATCGGAGCGGGTGATCCAGCAGCAACTGCGCAGAATAGCCCGGAACCGAACGCTGATCATCATCGCTCACCGGCTGTCGACGGTGGCCGAAGCGAATAAGATTCTGGTCATGGAGCAGGGGCACCTGGTCGAGCAGGGTGCCCCTGCGGAGTTACTTAAGCTCAAGGGGCACTATGCACGGATGCTTGCGCTGCAGGCTGGTGGAGCGGGCCCATGA